Proteins co-encoded in one Bacteroidales bacterium genomic window:
- a CDS encoding type II toxin-antitoxin system MqsR family toxin — protein sequence MASKQEVEKYLKELNVKMKIFGILFFDDRSKNQQALHDLEISPNKRKEIISTLKAEDYSEGPLDEKMHGILPMWVFGKKFNKKDIYIKISMGLENNSAVCISFHIAEKPMRNPFKK from the coding sequence ATGGCATCAAAACAGGAAGTAGAGAAATATTTAAAAGAATTAAATGTCAAAATGAAAATATTTGGCATACTTTTTTTCGATGACAGGAGTAAAAACCAACAGGCTTTGCACGATTTGGAAATTTCGCCAAACAAACGCAAAGAAATTATCAGTACATTAAAAGCAGAAGATTATTCAGAAGGTCCATTGGATGAAAAAATGCATGGCATATTGCCTATGTGGGTATTCGGCAAAAAGTTTAACAAAAAAGATATTTACATTAAAATTAGCATGGGCTTAGAAAACAATAGTGCGGTTTGTATTTCGTTTCATATTGCCGAAAAACCTATGAGGAATCCTTTTAAAAAATAA
- a CDS encoding sigma-70 family RNA polymerase sigma factor, whose amino-acid sequence MRQLKIIKQVTNRDTQSLDKYLHEIGKVDLLTADEEVELARKIRAGDMDALNKLIQSNLRFVVSVSKQYQNQGLSLPDLINEGNLGLIKAAQRFDETRGFKFISYAVWWIRQSILQALAEQARIVRLPLNKIGSINKINKTLTKLEQQFEREPTAEEIANILEMSPEDVKKAMASSGRHISMDAPLGQEEEGTMYDVIQNKNVQRPDKNLLTDSLRKEIERALTTLSQREGDILRFYFGLNNTPSHTLEEIGEKFSLTRERVRQIKEKAIRRLKHTSRSKNLKTYLG is encoded by the coding sequence ATGAGACAATTAAAAATCATTAAACAAGTAACCAACAGGGATACACAATCTTTGGATAAGTACTTACATGAGATTGGAAAGGTTGATTTACTTACTGCAGATGAGGAAGTTGAGTTAGCAAGAAAAATACGTGCTGGAGATATGGATGCTTTAAACAAACTCATTCAGAGTAATCTTAGGTTTGTTGTATCAGTATCAAAACAATACCAAAATCAAGGTTTAAGTCTTCCTGATTTAATAAACGAAGGTAATCTTGGTTTAATAAAAGCTGCTCAAAGATTTGATGAAACAAGAGGGTTTAAATTTATTTCATATGCTGTTTGGTGGATTCGCCAATCAATATTACAAGCGCTTGCTGAACAAGCAAGAATAGTTCGTTTACCTCTTAATAAAATTGGGTCAATAAATAAAATTAACAAGACACTTACTAAATTAGAGCAACAATTTGAGAGAGAACCTACAGCAGAAGAAATTGCCAATATCCTTGAAATGTCTCCTGAAGATGTTAAAAAAGCAATGGCAAGTTCAGGCAGACATATTTCAATGGATGCACCCTTAGGACAAGAAGAAGAGGGAACAATGTACGATGTAATTCAAAATAAAAACGTTCAAAGACCTGATAAAAATCTTCTTACCGATTCATTACGAAAAGAAATTGAACGTGCATTAACTACGCTCTCTCAAAGAGAAGGAGATATTTTAAGATTTTATTTTGGATTAAATAATACTCCTTCTCATACTTTGGAAGAAATAGGTGAAAAATTTAGTTTAACCCGCGAAAGAGTACGACAAATAAAAGAAAAAGCAATTCGCAGATTAAAACATACTTCAAGAAGTAAAAATCTTAAAACATATTTAGGATAA
- a CDS encoding DUF4065 domain-containing protein, producing MKSPFTGNKMSIRKESRTINFRKDEFKILFHSYKCEDTGEQFEDDTFAQLNYNQLVNQYRTKYAIPFPEQIIAIRKKYGLSAAKMSEVLGFGTNIYRQYEGGEVPSQSNAKLIQLADDPHEFKKLVDLCSTLETKVKDKIHHKIITLIEEQKAHKFEKHFEKYLFGSCLPNSLTGYKSPSFSRFSEMIVFFTEKLQPWKTQLNKLLFYADFTMYKQTGFSISGVQYRAIPMGPVPNNFNSIFEYLENKSVVDIYYTSFTDGGTGEQFKPNSKKKFKAELFSEKELNILETIAERFKNTSTNAIIKISHKEKAWIENKTEKKIIDYNYSYYLN from the coding sequence ATGAAAAGTCCATTTACAGGTAATAAAATGAGTATCCGGAAAGAATCACGAACCATAAATTTCCGCAAGGATGAATTCAAGATTTTGTTTCATTCGTACAAATGCGAAGATACTGGAGAGCAATTTGAAGATGATACATTTGCACAGTTGAATTACAATCAATTAGTAAATCAATACAGGACAAAATATGCCATACCCTTTCCTGAACAGATAATTGCTATTCGTAAAAAGTATGGACTTTCTGCAGCTAAAATGTCGGAGGTTTTAGGTTTTGGTACAAACATTTACCGTCAGTATGAAGGTGGAGAAGTTCCAAGCCAGTCAAATGCCAAATTAATACAACTAGCGGATGACCCACATGAATTTAAAAAACTTGTTGATTTATGCAGTACTTTAGAAACGAAAGTTAAGGATAAAATACATCATAAAATTATAACATTGATTGAAGAACAAAAAGCGCACAAATTCGAAAAACATTTTGAGAAGTATTTGTTTGGTTCATGTTTGCCCAATTCTCTTACTGGTTATAAATCTCCAAGTTTTTCAAGATTTTCAGAAATGATTGTATTTTTCACCGAAAAACTTCAACCCTGGAAAACCCAATTAAATAAACTGCTGTTTTATGCAGATTTTACAATGTACAAACAAACAGGCTTTTCTATAAGTGGCGTTCAATACAGGGCTATTCCAATGGGACCTGTTCCAAATAATTTTAATAGCATATTCGAATATTTAGAAAATAAAAGTGTTGTGGATATTTATTACACTTCATTTACCGATGGCGGAACAGGAGAACAATTTAAACCTAATTCAAAAAAGAAATTTAAAGCTGAATTATTTTCAGAAAAAGAATTAAATATTTTGGAAACTATAGCCGAAAGATTTAAAAACACATCAACTAATGCGATAATTAAAATTAGCCACAAAGAAAAAGCATGGATTGAAAACAAAACCGAAAAGAAAATTATTGATTATAATTATAGTTACTATTTAAATTAA
- a CDS encoding ribulose-phosphate 3-epimerase: protein MSHLVAPSLLSADFSELRKDIELVNDSRADWFHLDIMDGLFVPNISFGFPVMKAIKKYAKKPLDVHLMIVEPDRYIDDFYKYGANILTVHYEACNHLNRTIQKIKSLGIKAGVSINPHTPVHVLEDIINELDLVLIMSVNPGFGGQKFIENSYKKINKLKQLINKTKSKALIEVDGGVDNKNAKKLINFGADVLVAGSYIFNSDNPAKTISELKNIK, encoded by the coding sequence ATGTCGCATCTTGTAGCTCCTTCATTATTGTCAGCTGATTTTTCTGAACTTAGAAAAGATATTGAACTTGTAAACGATAGCCGGGCAGATTGGTTTCATCTTGATATTATGGATGGTTTATTTGTTCCGAATATATCTTTTGGCTTTCCTGTAATGAAAGCAATAAAAAAATATGCAAAAAAACCGCTCGATGTTCATTTAATGATAGTTGAACCTGACAGATATATTGATGATTTTTATAAATATGGAGCAAATATTCTTACTGTACATTACGAAGCTTGTAATCATCTTAACAGAACAATTCAAAAAATAAAATCCTTAGGTATTAAAGCAGGGGTTTCAATAAATCCACACACTCCGGTACATGTTTTAGAAGATATAATAAATGAATTAGATTTGGTTTTAATAATGTCAGTAAATCCGGGATTTGGAGGACAAAAATTTATTGAAAATAGTTATAAAAAAATTAATAAATTAAAACAACTAATTAATAAGACAAAATCAAAAGCACTAATAGAAGTTGATGGAGGCGTTGATAATAAAAATGCTAAAAAATTAATTAATTTCGGAGCAGATGTTTTAGTTGCCGGTAGTTATATTTTTAATTCAGATAATCCGGCAAAAACAATTTCAGAGTTAAAAAATATTAAATAA
- a CDS encoding DNA/RNA non-specific endonuclease has product MNDLPSLKRETRYGMPAADHILFNRHYVLGYSYYFRQAKWALEIVDSGKKDIERIDNFRPDYRIPEAFRADLADYEGSGYDRGHLVASANKNEINLQNSETFLLSNMSPQHPRFNRDIWRKLESAVRKLDDNADIWETYVICGPIFYFDKPVESIGAQNNNDASIPIPNAYFKSILTEDKRGALKMWSFLMANKKSDKPLSNFLVPTVLIEKLSGLMLWERLVGTKIKKEKNQVRKMWQY; this is encoded by the coding sequence ATGAATGATCTACCAAGTTTAAAAAGAGAAACAAGGTACGGTATGCCCGCTGCCGATCATATTTTATTTAATCGACACTATGTTTTAGGATACTCCTATTACTTTAGACAAGCCAAATGGGCGTTGGAGATTGTTGATTCCGGAAAAAAAGATATTGAAAGAATAGACAATTTTCGTCCCGATTATCGAATACCTGAGGCATTCAGAGCCGATCTTGCTGACTATGAAGGTTCTGGATATGATCGTGGCCATTTAGTGGCGAGTGCCAATAAAAATGAAATTAACTTACAGAATAGCGAGACTTTTTTACTCTCAAATATGTCTCCACAGCATCCCAGGTTTAATCGTGACATTTGGAGAAAACTTGAGTCTGCTGTAAGAAAACTTGATGATAACGCTGATATATGGGAAACTTATGTAATATGTGGTCCAATCTTTTATTTTGACAAGCCTGTTGAAAGTATTGGAGCCCAAAACAACAATGACGCTAGCATACCTATACCTAATGCTTATTTTAAATCAATACTTACGGAAGATAAACGCGGAGCGTTAAAAATGTGGTCATTCTTGATGGCAAATAAGAAGTCAGACAAACCATTGAGTAATTTTCTTGTTCCTACAGTATTAATCGAAAAACTATCTGGATTAATGCTTTGGGAACGCTTGGTGGGAACTAAGATAAAAAAAGAAAAGAATCAGGTACGTAAAATGTGGCAGTACTAG
- a CDS encoding 3'-5' exonuclease → MKTFTAIDFETASHYHICAVGIVTVEDGKIIDEFHSLIQPPNNEYNWHNIQVHGITEEDTADAPFFNEVYQEIKKRLYGRTIVAHNESFDRNVLIKTMADYGIDYSDLNINNHWDCTLKIYRTKGFQPANLSACCKLMNISLNHHEALSDARACAILYLKQ, encoded by the coding sequence ATGAAAACCTTCACTGCAATAGACTTTGAAACAGCAAGCCATTACCATATTTGTGCAGTAGGAATAGTAACTGTTGAAGATGGTAAAATTATTGATGAATTTCATTCATTGATTCAACCTCCAAATAATGAATATAATTGGCATAATATTCAAGTGCATGGAATTACAGAAGAAGATACTGCAGATGCACCGTTTTTTAATGAAGTTTATCAGGAAATAAAAAAACGACTTTACGGTAGAACCATTGTTGCTCATAATGAATCATTTGACCGCAATGTTTTAATAAAAACAATGGCAGACTATGGTATTGATTATTCAGATTTGAATATTAACAATCATTGGGATTGTACTTTGAAAATTTACAGGACAAAAGGCTTTCAACCTGCAAATTTATCTGCTTGTTGCAAATTAATGAATATATCGCTAAATCACCATGAAGCACTTTCTGATGCAAGAGCTTGTGCAATACTTTATTTGAAACAATAA